A DNA window from Haloactinospora alba contains the following coding sequences:
- a CDS encoding RNA polymerase sigma factor sigma-70 region 4 domain-containing protein yields the protein MGSEYERIAGIEDPFALLRAATDRLSEAQQEVTDLSRLRRRTIQDLHAQGLSYAQIAAQAGLTRGRIHQIRRTGPAPEGAFFGSGTVTIVTPLRWEPGKDRVAVSLDDLNTGKRLENLVRTYDLTVQDDHVGIDGSVDLNRPGLVVVCGPRMSEAMSATYAKDPVFVWERDEGQPWRIRDARTGEVHYAGSDGSSPSPSDIGYLGRLPRPDGAGSLLAIAGIHPAGSLGVAQWLTTDIATLWGQIGEQDFSVLIRTEYDSETNEPVKTEMATPLYRHDEDEV from the coding sequence ATGGGCAGCGAGTATGAGCGCATAGCGGGGATCGAGGATCCGTTCGCTCTACTCCGCGCGGCAACCGATCGTCTCAGTGAAGCCCAGCAAGAGGTCACCGACTTGTCTCGACTGCGGCGCCGTACGATTCAGGACCTGCATGCTCAAGGGCTGTCCTATGCCCAGATCGCGGCACAGGCTGGCCTGACACGTGGCCGTATCCATCAGATCCGTCGCACTGGTCCCGCTCCGGAGGGAGCGTTCTTCGGATCGGGAACAGTAACGATCGTCACACCACTGCGCTGGGAACCGGGCAAAGACCGGGTAGCGGTCTCCCTCGATGACCTCAACACCGGAAAGCGGCTGGAAAACCTGGTCCGTACTTACGACCTGACGGTGCAGGACGACCACGTGGGAATCGACGGATCGGTGGATCTCAACCGGCCTGGCCTAGTAGTCGTGTGCGGTCCGCGCATGTCCGAAGCGATGTCCGCAACCTATGCCAAGGATCCCGTGTTCGTCTGGGAACGCGATGAGGGTCAGCCATGGCGCATCCGTGATGCCCGTACCGGTGAGGTCCATTACGCAGGTTCCGACGGGTCATCGCCTTCACCCAGCGATATCGGATATCTCGGCCGTCTTCCCCGACCTGACGGTGCGGGCTCGTTATTGGCAATCGCGGGAATCCATCCGGCGGGCTCGTTGGGCGTAGCGCAGTGGTTGACCACCGACATCGCCACTTTGTGGGGCCAGATCGGTGAACAGGACTTCTCTGTCCTTATTCGGACCGAGTACGACTCGGAGACCAACGAACCAGTCAAGACCGAAATGGCGACACCGCTGTATCGACATGACGAGGACGAAGTGTGA
- a CDS encoding protein phosphatase 2C domain-containing protein, with protein MSFQLATDPAKLDRPNEDFAAVGSNAAVLLDGAGTPPGAESGCVHGVSWYARTLGGLLLSALSPGASLTGALASSIEYVNRLHVGTCDLKHAETPSATVVALRWGDTDCEYLVLADSVLVLDRFGEAPDVISDNREAIVGRELRKPMDALPTGTTEHSQALREYVAALANHRNRPGGFWIANTEPAAAEQAITGRVHLDEVTAFTLLSDGATRLVDRFGLTTWRNTLDTVATDGAAALIKQIRQAEYSDPDGRVWPRGKAHDDATVVYGHPNG; from the coding sequence GTGAGCTTCCAGCTTGCCACCGACCCCGCCAAACTCGATCGACCCAATGAGGACTTCGCCGCTGTAGGCAGCAACGCGGCCGTCTTGCTGGATGGTGCTGGTACCCCGCCTGGCGCCGAGTCCGGGTGTGTGCATGGCGTCTCCTGGTATGCGCGCACTCTCGGTGGGCTGCTACTCAGCGCTCTCAGCCCTGGCGCTTCCCTCACTGGGGCATTAGCCAGCTCCATCGAGTATGTAAACCGGCTACACGTTGGCACCTGCGACCTCAAGCATGCTGAGACTCCCTCAGCCACAGTGGTCGCCCTTCGCTGGGGTGATACCGATTGCGAATACCTGGTCCTCGCGGACTCTGTACTGGTACTCGACCGGTTTGGCGAGGCTCCCGATGTGATCAGCGACAACCGGGAAGCCATCGTCGGCCGCGAGCTACGTAAACCTATGGACGCGCTTCCTACGGGTACCACGGAGCATTCCCAAGCGTTACGGGAATACGTGGCTGCCTTGGCCAACCATCGCAATCGTCCCGGCGGCTTCTGGATCGCCAATACGGAACCAGCAGCCGCAGAACAGGCGATAACGGGACGCGTTCATCTCGACGAGGTAACCGCCTTCACGCTACTTAGCGACGGTGCCACTCGTCTGGTTGACCGATTCGGCCTGACCACGTGGCGCAATACGCTCGATACCGTTGCCACAGACGGAGCAGCCGCTCTGATTAAGCAGATTCGCCAGGCCGAGTACAGCGATCCTGACGGCCGAGTTTGGCCGCGAGGCAAAGCCCATGATGACGCCACTGTCGTCTATGGACATCCCAACGGTTGA
- a CDS encoding plasmid replication, integration and excision activator, which produces MAIQGALPVEFGTVFPHGAYALGVEAITDFETKRQQTDKTSGLPLWAVEVIDADPEARGKAKSVKVKVAAEVCPTLPDEVPGLPFRPAEFEQMSVMPYVDESGRRPRVAYSLRARGVKAPNASGRKAASANAGAAKDAA; this is translated from the coding sequence ATGGCTATTCAGGGTGCGTTGCCGGTGGAGTTCGGAACGGTGTTCCCGCACGGGGCCTACGCCCTGGGGGTGGAAGCGATCACCGACTTTGAGACCAAGCGCCAACAGACCGACAAGACCTCGGGGCTGCCGCTGTGGGCGGTGGAGGTCATCGACGCCGACCCGGAGGCCCGGGGCAAGGCCAAGAGCGTGAAAGTCAAGGTCGCCGCTGAGGTGTGCCCGACCCTGCCGGACGAGGTTCCGGGGTTGCCGTTCCGTCCGGCCGAGTTCGAACAGATGTCGGTGATGCCCTATGTGGACGAGTCGGGCCGGCGCCCTCGGGTGGCCTACTCGCTGCGGGCACGCGGAGTGAAAGCCCCCAACGCCTCGGGGCGCAAGGCTGCCTCAGCCAACGCGGGCGCTGCCAAGGACGCCGCCTGA